In one Desulfurella sp. genomic region, the following are encoded:
- the lgt gene encoding prolipoprotein diacylglyceryl transferase gives MIPYPNINPIAFSIGPFHIFGKTIGPFNARWYGIAYALGFLIGYFYIKHRIKISDYFKNKSIADDLIFYSIIGVIIGGRLGYVLIYNFAYYMNHPLRIFYVWQGGMSFHGALIGLVLVGLYISKKYNVRFYKLADEVAVIAPVGIFFGRIANFINDELWGRPSNLPWAIAFPRGGYIPRQPSQLYEALFEGLILFLILYFSRDKLIKKEGFLFWLFVLLYGIFRFFVEFTREPDPQIGFILGLTMGQWLCLAMILVSTISFIILRKKWKNAT, from the coding sequence ATGATACCTTATCCAAACATTAACCCTATAGCTTTTTCAATTGGACCATTTCATATTTTTGGTAAAACAATCGGACCTTTTAATGCAAGGTGGTACGGTATAGCTTATGCATTAGGTTTTTTAATAGGATATTTTTATATCAAACACAGAATAAAAATTTCTGATTATTTTAAAAACAAATCGATAGCAGATGATTTGATATTTTATTCCATAATAGGAGTAATAATTGGTGGTAGGCTAGGCTATGTGCTCATTTATAACTTTGCTTATTATATGAATCACCCGCTTAGAATATTCTATGTATGGCAAGGTGGGATGAGTTTCCACGGTGCTTTAATAGGCCTTGTTCTGGTAGGTTTGTATATCTCCAAAAAATACAATGTAAGGTTTTATAAACTTGCAGATGAAGTTGCTGTTATAGCGCCAGTTGGTATTTTTTTTGGAAGAATTGCAAATTTTATAAACGATGAATTGTGGGGTAGGCCATCAAATCTTCCATGGGCAATTGCTTTTCCAAGAGGTGGATACATTCCAAGACAACCTTCTCAGCTTTACGAAGCTTTATTTGAAGGTCTGATATTATTTTTGATCTTATATTTTTCGCGTGATAAACTCATCAAAAAAGAAGGCTTTTTATTCTGGCTATTTGTATTATTGTATGGAATATTCAGATTTTTCGTTGAATTTACAAGAGAACCAGACCCCCAAATAGGTTTTATTCTGGGTCTTACCATGGGACAGTGGTTGTGTTTAGCCATGATACTAGTATCTACAATTTCCTTTATTATCCTCAGAAAAAAATGGAAAAATGCTACTTGA
- the murC gene encoding UDP-N-acetylmuramate--L-alanine ligase: protein MYFVGIGGIGMSSIAQYLHTKGYKIKGSDQSENKNVAALKELGIKVNIGHFPQNITDDIALVVISSAIKEDNPEVIQAKKNNIRVLKRYELLALLFNEKFGIAIAGSHGKTTTTSLATELLCEASFNPTAIIGGKIQKIKQNVMCGNSNYFIAEADESDGGFLLLNPKIAIVTNIDNDHLNYYKNFENEIEAFKEFIKKSNYAILNIDDKNLSKIIKELNKERCFTYSIQNKNAHFWAENITHTGKSSQFVVHTPQENIDIILNIPGIHNISNSLAIVALSHILRIEKHYLQRTLEFFSGVDRRFSFRSFLKDGVEVYDDYAHHPREIEATLQAAKQTAKSRVIAIFQPHRYTRVQSLMNEFAKSFKLADVVFLLDIYPAGESPIEGINSKILAENINKFSNNCIYIDDISKIKPMLLKETKSGDLVITMGAGDITKLSYQLNANETN from the coding sequence ATATATTTTGTTGGCATTGGCGGTATTGGAATGAGTTCCATTGCACAATACCTGCATACAAAAGGTTATAAAATAAAAGGTTCAGACCAAAGCGAAAATAAAAATGTTGCTGCATTAAAAGAATTAGGTATCAAAGTCAATATAGGACATTTTCCGCAAAATATAACAGACGATATAGCTCTTGTTGTAATATCATCTGCTATAAAAGAAGACAATCCAGAAGTTATCCAGGCCAAAAAAAACAATATAAGAGTTTTAAAAAGGTATGAATTACTGGCTTTGCTTTTTAATGAAAAATTTGGTATAGCAATTGCAGGTTCTCATGGAAAAACTACAACCACATCTCTTGCCACAGAACTTTTATGTGAAGCATCTTTTAATCCTACCGCTATTATTGGTGGTAAAATACAAAAAATAAAGCAAAATGTAATGTGTGGAAATAGCAATTACTTTATTGCTGAAGCAGATGAAAGTGATGGAGGATTTTTGCTCTTAAACCCTAAAATAGCTATTGTAACAAACATAGACAATGACCACTTAAATTATTACAAAAATTTCGAAAATGAAATAGAAGCATTCAAAGAATTTATCAAAAAAAGTAATTATGCAATACTAAATATTGATGATAAAAATTTATCAAAAATTATTAAGGAATTAAACAAAGAACGCTGTTTTACTTATTCTATTCAAAATAAAAACGCTCATTTTTGGGCTGAAAATATAACGCATACTGGAAAATCAAGTCAATTTGTTGTCCACACACCTCAAGAAAATATTGATATAATACTAAATATACCAGGAATTCATAATATTTCAAACTCTTTAGCAATCGTAGCATTATCCCATATATTGCGCATAGAAAAACATTATTTACAAAGAACACTTGAGTTTTTTAGCGGTGTGGATAGAAGATTTAGTTTCAGATCGTTTTTAAAAGATGGCGTTGAAGTATATGATGATTATGCACATCACCCAAGAGAAATAGAAGCTACGCTTCAAGCAGCTAAACAAACTGCTAAATCTCGCGTTATTGCAATTTTTCAGCCACATCGCTACACTAGAGTACAATCTCTAATGAATGAGTTTGCAAAATCTTTTAAACTTGCTGATGTGGTATTTTTGCTTGATATTTATCCAGCAGGTGAGTCCCCAATTGAGGGAATAAATTCAAAAATACTTGCAGAAAATATCAATAAATTTTCAAACAATTGTATTTATATTGATGACATATCAAAAATAAAACCAATGTTACTTAAAGAAACAAAATCTGGCGATTTAGTAATTACAATGGGAGCAGGCGACATTACTAAACTTTCTTATCAGCTTAATGCTAATGAAACAAATTAA
- the murB gene encoding UDP-N-acetylmuramate dehydrogenase produces MKQIKINTSLITSFKQNGTCILNYIENIDDLSAVEQGKIIGEGSNIIIKNNQNLYKLSKTFSYINIVDSLVIVGGSTKISLINKTMIKNGLCGLEFLGGVPASIGGCIRMNAGAFNKRIADFFEYAICYSPNIGIHTIYKSDAHFSYRNSNFNDKVILEVGLRLEKSNPNLIEKKIRENIKIRLSKAPLVRTFGSVFKNPPNMIAGKLIEECCLKGKIVGDAMICKKHANYIINLNKATADDVLYLIDIVKNNVYKKFNIELEEEVIIL; encoded by the coding sequence ATGAAACAAATTAAAATAAATACCAGTCTTATAACTTCTTTTAAGCAAAATGGAACATGCATATTAAATTACATAGAAAACATTGATGATTTAAGTGCAGTAGAGCAAGGTAAAATAATTGGCGAAGGGAGTAATATAATAATAAAAAACAATCAAAATTTATACAAACTCTCTAAAACATTTTCATATATAAATATTGTAGATTCTTTGGTTATTGTCGGAGGATCAACTAAAATTAGTCTTATAAATAAAACTATGATAAAAAATGGTTTATGTGGCCTTGAGTTTTTAGGGGGTGTCCCAGCAAGCATTGGAGGATGCATAAGAATGAATGCTGGTGCTTTTAATAAAAGAATTGCAGATTTTTTTGAATACGCTATATGCTATAGTCCAAATATAGGTATTCATACAATTTACAAAAGCGATGCGCATTTTTCTTATAGAAATTCAAATTTTAATGATAAAGTTATCTTAGAAGTTGGGTTAAGACTTGAAAAATCAAACCCGAATCTTATAGAAAAAAAAATAAGAGAAAATATCAAAATAAGACTTTCAAAAGCTCCATTGGTTCGTACATTTGGTAGTGTATTTAAAAATCCCCCAAATATGATAGCTGGCAAATTAATTGAAGAATGTTGCCTTAAAGGTAAAATTGTGGGTGACGCTATGATTTGTAAAAAACATGCTAATTACATAATAAATTTAAATAAAGCCACTGCAGATGATGTTTTATATTTAATTGATATTGTAAAAAATAATGTTTATAAAAAATTTAATATTGAACTGGAAGAGGAGGTAATTATATTATGA
- a CDS encoding D-alanine--D-alanine ligase, whose protein sequence is MSILVVCGGDSSEREVSIRSGGAIHQALLNLKYDAQKYICENKKDCIETILKKKPDIVFIALHGGFGEDGTLQAALEMHNIKYTGSNSLSSKVCMNKFFTKAILKEYHIPTKPAVLAKDIKDIENINSFPVCIKPNNEGSSIGVEFAYDNTQLQAKFSELIKQFKELIIEEKITGTEVTLSILNGECLPLIEIAPKKGFYDYQNKYTSGATEYIIPARINQSIINEINRIGKIIYKAFYCKGAIRIDMMIEKNIPYVLEINTIPGMTQTSLLPSAAKSINISFELLVEKILKSAYEGF, encoded by the coding sequence ATGAGTATATTGGTTGTTTGCGGTGGCGATTCATCCGAAAGAGAAGTGTCTATTAGAAGCGGAGGCGCAATTCACCAGGCTCTTTTAAATTTAAAATATGATGCACAAAAATATATTTGTGAAAATAAAAAAGACTGTATAGAAACAATCTTAAAGAAAAAGCCTGATATAGTTTTTATTGCCCTACACGGTGGATTTGGTGAGGATGGTACCCTTCAGGCAGCACTTGAAATGCATAATATAAAATATACTGGATCAAATTCACTATCCAGCAAAGTTTGTATGAATAAATTTTTTACAAAAGCTATTTTAAAAGAATATCATATACCCACAAAACCAGCAGTTTTAGCAAAAGACATAAAAGATATAGAGAATATAAACAGCTTTCCAGTATGCATTAAACCAAACAATGAAGGCTCTTCAATTGGTGTTGAATTTGCTTATGATAATACTCAGCTTCAAGCAAAATTTAGTGAACTTATAAAACAATTTAAAGAATTAATTATTGAAGAAAAAATTACAGGCACAGAAGTTACGCTTAGTATTTTAAACGGCGAATGCCTGCCTTTAATAGAAATTGCACCCAAGAAAGGTTTTTATGATTATCAAAACAAATACACATCTGGTGCAACGGAATATATTATACCTGCAAGAATCAATCAATCAATTATTAACGAAATTAATAGAATTGGAAAAATAATATATAAAGCATTTTATTGCAAAGGCGCAATAAGAATTGATATGATGATAGAAAAAAACATACCATACGTTTTAGAAATAAATACAATTCCTGGTATGACCCAAACAAGTCTGTTGCCAAGTGCAGCAAAAAGTATAAATATTAGTTTTGAATTATTAGTAGAAAAAATACTAAAATCTGCCTATGAAGGATTTTAA
- a CDS encoding FtsQ-type POTRA domain-containing protein, protein MKDFKNFKTYKKPKKNYSIIKRKILFKLLFVLILVIFFYGIYQVFYILKNSQESKLRYVYIKGNKILQSNYLIHSLGISNNTKLNSHLKLDVYNKLTKNPFIANAKIAIIKPDTLYIDINEKTPLCIIDVNNKQLLFANNGQYITDNIDPKKINIDKILHIKMANLTPQINNKKVVLELVNLYKKLDKLEKISYIIMEDNKFGVNFKNGIMVTANMFNCDYDKSVERLETIWPKLLPDADKIENVSICYPDRIIIKWKTKETKSGR, encoded by the coding sequence ATGAAGGATTTTAAAAATTTTAAAACTTACAAAAAGCCCAAAAAAAATTATTCTATTATTAAAAGAAAAATACTTTTTAAATTATTATTTGTATTAATACTTGTTATTTTTTTTTATGGAATATATCAAGTTTTCTATATCTTGAAAAATTCTCAAGAATCAAAATTACGATATGTATATATAAAGGGCAATAAAATCCTTCAATCTAACTACCTAATCCATAGTTTAGGTATATCCAATAATACAAAACTAAATTCACACTTAAAATTAGATGTTTACAACAAATTAACAAAAAACCCATTTATTGCAAACGCAAAAATTGCTATTATTAAACCAGATACACTCTATATAGACATTAATGAAAAAACACCACTATGTATTATAGATGTCAATAACAAACAGCTACTATTTGCCAATAATGGTCAATATATAACTGACAATATAGATCCTAAAAAAATTAATATTGACAAAATTTTGCATATTAAAATGGCGAATTTAACACCTCAAATTAACAATAAAAAGGTCGTATTAGAGCTTGTAAATTTATACAAAAAGTTAGACAAATTAGAAAAAATTAGTTATATTATAATGGAAGACAATAAGTTTGGGGTTAATTTCAAAAATGGGATTATGGTAACAGCTAATATGTTTAATTGTGATTATGATAAATCAGTAGAAAGGCTTGAAACGATTTGGCCAAAACTTTTGCCTGATGCTGATAAGATTGAAAATGTATCAATATGTTATCCAGATAGAATTATTATAAAATGGAAAACAAAGGAGACAAAAAGTGGAAGATAG
- the ftsA gene encoding cell division protein FtsA has protein sequence MEDSGRIIVGLDIGTTKVCTVVGKYDSTELRIIGIGTNPSSGLRKGIVINIDQAVDSIKKSIFKAEQMSGIKITNVYAGISGSHIRSYNSTGVIAVKGNEVTEADIKRVIDGAKAIIIPPDREIIHVIPQEFIVDEQTGIKEPLGMSCTRLEAKVHVVTGGVSNIQNIIKCCQKSSLNVVDIVLQPIASSLAVLTQDEKDIGVCLVDIGGGTTDVAVFLNNSLRHTFVLSIGGDHITNDISVAFRLPYKEAENLKINYGTAMIEGNYEDETIELQRNFSSKIKQIYKSDLAQVIEPRIEEIFSLVKEELDKMNILGLLGAGVVLTGGTAMLENITDLAENIFKLPVRVGYPINIGGIKDALNNPMYSTAIGLTMYAVENRQEKGDVLATPNSGDTSFSSIISKMKKWIKEMF, from the coding sequence GTGGAAGATAGCGGTAGAATTATAGTAGGTTTGGACATAGGTACAACCAAAGTGTGCACAGTTGTAGGCAAATATGATTCAACAGAGCTAAGAATAATTGGTATTGGAACAAACCCATCTTCCGGCCTTAGAAAAGGTATTGTAATAAACATAGATCAAGCTGTTGATTCAATCAAAAAATCCATCTTCAAAGCTGAACAAATGAGCGGTATTAAAATAACAAATGTCTATGCTGGCATTTCAGGTAGCCACATACGTTCATATAATTCAACTGGTGTAATAGCTGTAAAAGGTAACGAAGTTACAGAAGCCGACATAAAAAGGGTAATTGATGGTGCTAAAGCTATTATTATACCTCCAGATAGAGAAATTATACATGTTATACCGCAAGAATTCATTGTTGATGAACAAACTGGTATAAAAGAACCACTTGGTATGTCTTGCACCAGACTTGAAGCCAAAGTACATGTTGTCACAGGTGGCGTATCAAATATACAAAATATTATAAAATGCTGTCAAAAAAGTAGTTTAAATGTAGTTGATATTGTTTTGCAACCAATAGCATCATCACTTGCTGTATTAACACAAGATGAAAAAGATATTGGAGTTTGTTTGGTAGATATAGGTGGCGGCACTACTGATGTAGCTGTATTTTTAAACAATTCGCTAAGACATACTTTTGTTTTATCAATTGGTGGAGATCATATAACAAATGACATTTCCGTAGCATTCAGACTACCATATAAAGAAGCGGAAAATTTAAAAATCAACTATGGTACAGCCATGATAGAAGGTAACTATGAAGACGAAACAATCGAACTTCAAAGAAATTTTTCATCAAAAATTAAACAAATCTACAAAAGTGATTTAGCTCAAGTAATAGAACCAAGAATAGAAGAAATATTTTCTTTAGTGAAAGAAGAACTTGATAAAATGAATATTTTAGGATTATTAGGTGCTGGTGTAGTTTTAACTGGTGGAACTGCTATGCTTGAAAATATAACAGATTTAGCGGAAAACATATTTAAATTACCTGTTAGGGTAGGCTATCCTATAAACATTGGTGGTATAAAAGATGCATTGAATAACCCAATGTATTCAACAGCTATTGGTCTTACAATGTATGCAGTAGAAAACAGACAAGAAAAAGGTGATGTTTTGGCAACACCAAATAGTGGCGATACGTCTTTTTCTTCAATCATTTCAAAAATGAAGAAATGGATTAAGGAGATGTTTTAA